A stretch of the Geovibrio thiophilus genome encodes the following:
- a CDS encoding pilus assembly protein PilP, whose amino-acid sequence MKKLTLLFTAVFLFGCTEIDREELMKNRAEVKPVKPIEVNFERLEKQKEELIELFSTVYVAPEYAFTKDPFTSVVDIYKLAQAEEEATLNPVLIHKFDEFKLVGILTGEIGNIAVLAVADDSFYLKTGDVFSANRSTIIFIGQDLIKVRDNSKDIFGNTKTEIKDIKLDYLKDDSSKEKTS is encoded by the coding sequence ATGAAAAAGCTTACACTCCTTTTCACGGCGGTTTTTCTCTTCGGCTGCACAGAAATAGACCGTGAGGAACTGATGAAAAACAGGGCAGAGGTCAAGCCCGTCAAGCCCATTGAGGTTAATTTTGAAAGGCTTGAGAAACAGAAGGAGGAGCTGATAGAGCTTTTCAGCACTGTCTATGTGGCTCCCGAATACGCCTTTACCAAAGACCCGTTCACAAGCGTGGTTGATATTTATAAACTGGCTCAGGCGGAGGAGGAGGCGACTCTAAACCCTGTTCTGATACACAAGTTTGACGAGTTCAAGCTTGTGGGCATACTCACTGGAGAGATCGGAAACATTGCCGTTCTCGCTGTGGCTGATGATAGCTTCTATCTGAAAACCGGAGATGTCTTCAGTGCCAACCGCAGCACGATCATATTCATCGGTCAGGACTTAATAAAAGTCAGGGACAACAGCAAGGATATATTCGGCAACACCAAGACCGAGATAAAGGACATAAAGCTCGACTATCTTAAAGACGATTCCTCAAAGGAGAAGACCTCATGA
- a CDS encoding type IV pilus secretin PilQ, which produces MSRYRILVLVLTLFAVLSCAGKQPVEEASVKGNLLSGIRIVDLGDGEYAMTLRSAEETQFKVLYSKSPYKLVIFAPSTVMNDEVLKYNFSDEVVEGLAFMPGKDASQIEILLTENVDYDYSQDKSMLSLTFRVYSGGAAALEKYGMDVGAVAPEKAGLASAVRSFRNLSDSSMLKLEFGLDGIARYDYGYLDDSTMYIDLFDVTSSLNKKRYSGQGIISDVKVGEYYPPKKVRFLMKVSSRMPLFAGQDGDKLTVASDMGAVPSDSRYIAAIDALHYKNVQSVIIRFIGRISYTKKIVNNALHLEFDQDVKMLGTVQNRFNFAGLPFRNVEVLKIDGKPVIVFTPEKDIYARVDETQDGILVSASFDEFARANMELSEPASAGSAGAVQAPKPQDLVTLNMKDMDLREAIRLIYFGRAKNVIFGEEVAGKVTLYLREVDYETALRLILRDRNLTKIEENGIVWITSSQKYEERQNAETAKLRAAEQAKELAPLKTEIVPVNFSDASSLSGIVKSVLSKRGSVEVEARTNSFVVRDMPEVITEVKRLMKTVDKRTPQVTIEARIVEVSDINSLNFGVQWGATVQDTTKVHFPNTVNIGGDSSGYMVNIPAAESVGTFALGIMNRTGTFGLDLALSALESQNKAKTISSPRVTTLDNMEATIKSGSKALIVPSGDDTKTEEIDTGIILTVKPHITSNDMVFLDILVEKSTLGEITATTATADEKKAETKVLLANGETTVIGGLYEDEEINYVQGVPGLSKLPILGHMFKGTQKRSTRKELLVFLTPYVEK; this is translated from the coding sequence ATGAGCAGATACAGAATATTAGTATTGGTACTGACGCTTTTTGCCGTGCTGTCCTGCGCGGGGAAACAGCCTGTGGAGGAAGCCTCTGTTAAGGGCAACCTGCTTTCAGGAATCAGGATAGTCGATCTCGGCGACGGAGAATACGCCATGACCCTGCGCTCCGCCGAGGAAACTCAGTTTAAGGTTCTGTACTCGAAAAGCCCATACAAGCTTGTGATATTCGCTCCCTCCACAGTGATGAACGATGAGGTTCTCAAGTACAACTTCTCAGACGAGGTGGTGGAGGGGCTGGCTTTTATGCCCGGTAAGGACGCAAGCCAGATAGAGATACTCCTCACCGAAAATGTGGATTACGATTACTCTCAGGATAAAAGCATGCTGAGCCTCACCTTCCGTGTGTACAGCGGCGGGGCTGCCGCTCTGGAGAAATACGGGATGGATGTTGGGGCTGTGGCTCCGGAAAAGGCAGGGCTCGCTTCAGCAGTGCGCAGCTTCAGGAACCTTTCCGACAGCTCGATGCTTAAGCTCGAATTCGGGCTGGACGGCATAGCCAGATACGACTACGGCTACCTTGACGACAGCACAATGTATATTGATCTGTTTGATGTGACAAGCTCGCTCAATAAGAAAAGATATTCCGGACAGGGCATAATTTCCGATGTAAAGGTCGGCGAGTATTATCCGCCCAAAAAAGTGCGCTTCCTCATGAAGGTTTCCTCCCGCATGCCCCTGTTTGCGGGACAGGACGGGGATAAGCTCACTGTCGCCAGCGACATGGGCGCTGTTCCCTCTGACAGCAGATATATAGCCGCCATTGACGCCCTGCATTATAAAAACGTGCAGAGTGTTATAATCAGGTTCATAGGCAGAATCAGCTATACAAAAAAGATCGTGAACAACGCTCTTCATCTTGAGTTTGATCAGGATGTGAAGATGCTCGGCACTGTTCAGAACAGGTTTAACTTCGCGGGGCTTCCTTTCAGAAACGTGGAAGTTCTTAAGATAGACGGCAAGCCGGTCATAGTCTTCACGCCGGAAAAAGATATATACGCCAGAGTGGATGAAACTCAGGACGGAATACTGGTGAGCGCCAGCTTCGATGAATTCGCGCGGGCTAACATGGAGCTTTCCGAACCGGCTTCCGCCGGATCAGCGGGTGCGGTTCAGGCTCCGAAGCCTCAGGATCTTGTAACCCTCAACATGAAGGATATGGATCTGAGAGAAGCGATCCGCCTCATCTACTTCGGCAGGGCTAAGAACGTAATCTTCGGTGAGGAGGTTGCGGGCAAGGTCACTCTTTACCTCAGAGAGGTTGACTACGAAACAGCCCTGAGGCTGATTCTTCGCGACAGAAACCTTACTAAGATAGAAGAGAACGGCATAGTCTGGATAACCTCAAGCCAGAAATATGAGGAAAGGCAGAACGCTGAAACCGCTAAACTACGTGCGGCGGAACAGGCAAAAGAGCTTGCCCCGCTGAAAACAGAGATAGTGCCGGTAAACTTTTCAGACGCTTCGTCTCTTTCGGGGATAGTTAAGTCTGTCCTCTCCAAGAGAGGCAGCGTTGAGGTGGAGGCGAGGACAAACAGCTTCGTGGTGCGTGATATGCCGGAAGTTATAACAGAAGTTAAGCGCCTGATGAAGACGGTTGACAAGCGTACTCCGCAGGTGACCATAGAAGCCAGAATAGTTGAGGTCTCCGATATTAACAGCCTCAACTTCGGTGTTCAGTGGGGAGCCACGGTTCAGGATACCACAAAGGTGCATTTTCCCAATACCGTCAACATCGGCGGAGATTCCAGCGGATACATGGTGAATATCCCTGCCGCGGAATCGGTGGGCACATTCGCTCTGGGTATAATGAACAGAACAGGCACATTCGGGCTCGACCTCGCACTGAGCGCGCTGGAAAGCCAGAACAAGGCGAAAACAATCTCCAGTCCAAGAGTAACTACTCTGGACAATATGGAAGCCACAATAAAAAGCGGCAGCAAGGCGCTGATCGTTCCATCCGGTGATGACACCAAGACGGAAGAGATAGACACGGGTATTATCCTTACCGTTAAGCCGCATATCACTTCAAATGACATGGTTTTCCTTGATATTCTTGTGGAAAAAAGTACACTCGGCGAAATAACAGCCACAACGGCGACCGCTGACGAAAAGAAAGCGGAGACCAAGGTTCTTCTCGCCAACGGAGAAACAACTGTCATAGGCGGTCTTTACGAAGATGAGGAAATCAACTACGTTCAGGGAGTGCCGGGGCTCAGCAAGCTCCCCATACTCGGGCATATGTTTAAAGGAACTCAGAAGAGAAGCACAAGAAAAGAGCTGCTGGTATTTCTGACGCCATATGTTGAAAAATAA
- the lpxB gene encoding lipid-A-disaccharide synthase, with amino-acid sequence MLKNKKLFIIAGEQSGDTHAANLLKELSAHGEIKLYGTGGAHLRALGQEQYYDINDLSVIGFDGIIKKLPFFFKVRDVLLKKIEEIKPDAVILADYPGFNLRFAQKLENSGIPVIYFVAPQVWAWNYKRVKVIKRCVDLLLCILPFEEDIFRKEGINAHFIGNPVVDHLENKYADRASFFRAAGLDPDKKTIGILPGSRRREVETLLPVMLDAADALRGQYQFIISKAESVSDELLAGVLKKRDYRIATLTADIMKHTDLVWVCSGTASLETAVSGTPMVILYKVGGLTALIGRLLLKIKFIGLPNLVAGRAIVPEAVQDDVNPAKLIDYTEKIFSSYESVKADVERVGSLFRGLSPSKKGAELVAGFLKSTE; translated from the coding sequence ATGTTGAAAAATAAAAAACTCTTTATCATCGCCGGAGAACAGTCCGGCGATACCCATGCTGCCAATCTGCTGAAAGAACTTTCTGCCCACGGTGAAATTAAGCTGTACGGAACCGGCGGCGCCCATCTGCGTGCTTTGGGGCAGGAACAGTACTACGACATAAATGACTTAAGCGTCATCGGATTTGACGGTATCATAAAAAAACTTCCTTTTTTCTTCAAAGTCAGGGATGTTCTCCTTAAAAAAATCGAAGAAATCAAGCCGGATGCGGTGATTCTTGCGGATTACCCCGGGTTTAATCTCCGTTTTGCGCAAAAGCTTGAAAATTCAGGTATTCCTGTAATCTATTTTGTCGCTCCGCAGGTCTGGGCATGGAACTACAAGAGAGTAAAAGTCATAAAAAGATGTGTTGACCTTCTCCTCTGCATCCTCCCTTTTGAGGAGGATATTTTCAGAAAAGAGGGAATAAACGCGCACTTCATCGGTAATCCGGTTGTGGATCATCTTGAGAATAAATATGCCGACCGTGCGTCATTCTTCAGGGCGGCAGGTCTCGATCCTGATAAAAAGACAATAGGCATACTCCCCGGCAGCAGACGCAGGGAGGTGGAAACTCTTCTGCCTGTGATGCTTGACGCCGCGGATGCGCTCAGGGGGCAGTACCAGTTCATTATATCAAAGGCGGAATCTGTAAGTGATGAGCTGCTGGCGGGGGTACTCAAAAAGCGGGATTACAGGATCGCCACACTCACTGCGGATATAATGAAGCATACAGACCTTGTCTGGGTCTGTTCCGGAACGGCGAGCCTCGAAACTGCGGTGAGCGGAACCCCCATGGTTATTTTATACAAAGTCGGCGGACTGACAGCGCTTATCGGCAGGCTGCTTCTGAAGATAAAATTCATCGGTCTGCCTAATCTGGTTGCGGGCAGAGCAATAGTTCCCGAAGCTGTGCAGGATGACGTCAACCCCGCCAAGCTTATCGATTATACGGAGAAAATTTTCAGTTCCTACGAATCTGTTAAAGCAGATGTTGAGAGAGTTGGCAGCCTCTTCCGCGGACTTAGCCCTTCCAAAAAAGGCGCTGAACTCGTAGCCGGTTTCCTGAAAAGCACGGAGTAA